A part of Bemisia tabaci unplaced genomic scaffold, PGI_BMITA_v3 genomic DNA contains:
- the LOC109039957 gene encoding uncharacterized protein — protein sequence MVKAKKKSKAKAKVRKVVKRPKFMYKASDTQDAMDSVRGAADGIRMSCKAAAKKFKVPRSTLQRKLKDSGSAEDREVGPEAVLGRTNEETLVQWALHLSQTTETEGQTETEQKQKQKTEEQKQKEKRTNEAEGKRSRKGCTKKETEIKTTSSIIYRIKF from the coding sequence ATGGTCAAAGCCAAGAAGAAATCTAAGGCTAAGGCGAAAGTACGGAAAGTTGTCAAGAGGCCAAAGTTCATGTATAAAGCGTCTGACACGCAGGATGCAATGGATAGTGTTAGAGGAGCTGCAGATGGAATACGCATGAGCTGCAAAGCAGCTGCAAAGAAGTTTAAAGTACCGCGGTCGACTCTACAGAGAAAACTGAAAGATTCCGGCTCCGCAGAGGATAGGGAGGTCGGCCCAGAAGCAGTGTTGGGAAGAACAAATGAGGAGACGCTAGTGCAGTGGGCCTTGCATTTATCACAAACAACAGAAACAGAAGGACAAACAGAAACAGAACAGAAACAGAAACAGAAAACAGAAGaacaaaaacagaaagaaaaacgaACAAATGAAGCAGAAGGAAAAAGAAGCCGAAAAGGCTGTACCAAAAAAGAAACCGAAATCAAAACCACGTCGTCAATTATTTATCGAATCAAGTTCTAG